From the Primulina tabacum isolate GXHZ01 chromosome 3, ASM2559414v2, whole genome shotgun sequence genome, one window contains:
- the LOC142538737 gene encoding uncharacterized protein LOC142538737 produces MAKLYIDHIVRLHGVPVTIVSDRDPRFASNFWGSLQSALGSKLVMSIVYHPQTDGQSERTIQTLEDGLRAVVMDFKGKLALRYIGPYVIVERIGTLAYRLDLLPSLSLIHNVFHVSMLRKYDLDLFHILNVEDVELDSSLSYVEHPVQILDRKEKQLRSKTIPLALVQWSRHGREESIWELEAKIRQEWPHLFENVMNNAMYSEFPMYYQS; encoded by the exons ATGGCGAAACTGTACATTGATCATATAgtaagattgcatggtgtgccagtaaCCATAGTATCCGATCGTGATCCAAGGTTTGCTTCGAATTTTTGGGGAAGTTTGCAATCAGCTTTGGGTTCAAAGTTGGTTATGAGCATTGTCtatcacccacagacagatggtcagtcagaaagaacCATTCAAACTCTTGAAGATGGGTTACGGGCAGTAGTGATGGATTTCAAAG GGAAGTTAGCTTTACGTTATATTGGTCCGTATGTgattgttgagaggattggcacaTTGGCTTATCGTTTAGACTTGCTGCCGAGTTTGTCTTTGATAcataatgtgtttcatgtatctatgttgcggaagtatgatCTAGATCTTTTTCATATCTTGAATGTCGAGGATGTGGAGTTGGATAGTTCTCTTAGCTATGTTGAACATCCAGTGCAAATTTTGGACCGCAAGGAAAAACAACTCAGGAGCAAGACAATTCCATTGGCTTTGGTACAGTGGAGTAGGCATGGAAGAGAAGAATCTATATGGGAATTAGAGGCAAAGATACGACAAGAATGGCCTCATTTGTTTGAAAATGTAATGAATAATGCGATGTATTCTGAATTTCCTATGTATTATCAGTCGTAA